A single region of the Lysinibacillus sp. B2A1 genome encodes:
- a CDS encoding DNA-binding response regulator codes for MPTILVADDDANIRELVCLFLRKDGFTTIEAKDGKEALSIYHATHVDLVVLDIMMPIMDGWTLCKELRSVNAELPLLMLTARGETWEKVKGFELGTDDYLTKPFDPLELTVRIKALLKRYKIGSTQTIKLGTITLDRRTYKVMRGAESISLPLKEFELLYKLAGTPGQVYTREQLIDQVWGIDFAGDNRTIDVHIKRLRERFTTSTEFQIETVRGLGYRLEVYE; via the coding sequence ATGCCTACTATACTTGTTGCTGACGATGATGCGAACATTCGCGAACTCGTCTGCCTATTTTTGCGCAAAGATGGATTCACAACAATTGAAGCAAAGGATGGGAAGGAAGCACTGTCCATTTATCACGCAACACATGTTGACCTTGTTGTGCTTGATATTATGATGCCGATAATGGATGGGTGGACTTTATGTAAAGAGCTACGTAGCGTAAATGCTGAACTCCCGTTACTTATGTTGACTGCAAGAGGTGAAACATGGGAAAAAGTGAAAGGCTTCGAACTAGGAACTGATGATTATTTGACTAAGCCGTTTGATCCGTTAGAGTTAACGGTACGTATAAAGGCATTATTGAAGCGCTACAAAATTGGCTCCACACAGACTATTAAGCTTGGTACTATTACACTTGACCGTCGGACATATAAGGTTATGAGAGGAGCCGAGTCCATTTCGCTGCCGCTCAAAGAATTTGAATTGCTATATAAGCTAGCTGGAACACCAGGGCAGGTCTACACACGGGAGCAGTTGATTGATCAGGTGTGGGGAATTGATTTTGCAGGAGATAACCGAACTATCGATGTACATATAAAGCGCCTACGGGAGAGGTTCACAACTTCAACAGAATTTCAAATAGAGACGGTACGTGGGCTTGGCTATCGGCTTGAGGTTTATGAATGA
- a CDS encoding two-component sensor histidine kinase → MIRSLYTRVVVTFLVAVIGGTIISFFMATWVFKDKLNENLQIPLLNFGQDIVLIFDTLPYNEAVTFVSEMNQLQSYHIRIYEETGQFQSYGELNGDKFAAVTNEQVRKVLAGEVVQVESSGVSSTLLGMPLTTEMGTKAMFVEPISLPSTSFAIKLILNFSTYALVLGSLVFLVAAMFFVKPIKKLTKATRHIAGGDFNVELNIKQTGELGTLARSFEEMAHDLQQLEQMRRDFVSNVSHEVQSPLTSISGYAIALKQVDLSEDEKSRYLDIIIAEANRMSKMSDSLLKLSLLESKAQQLQLVTFSLDEQIRRVIIAIQPQWSARNIHFNVNLQAVHLMADYDQLNQVWTNIFTNSIKFSSDGDMIDVSIKQEVNHVIVRVADMGIGISLGDQKRIFERFFKADRSHSRKYDGSGMGLAIVKQIVSLHQGDIQVQSQLGQGTTFIVTLPIIAPTN, encoded by the coding sequence ATGATTCGATCTTTATATACACGTGTTGTAGTAACATTCTTAGTTGCCGTAATTGGAGGTACAATCATTTCCTTTTTCATGGCAACATGGGTGTTTAAAGATAAATTGAACGAAAACTTGCAAATCCCCTTACTGAACTTTGGACAGGACATCGTGCTGATTTTTGATACATTACCATATAATGAAGCGGTGACATTCGTAAGTGAGATGAATCAGCTCCAATCCTATCATATACGCATTTATGAAGAAACGGGGCAGTTTCAAAGTTACGGAGAGTTGAACGGCGATAAATTTGCAGCTGTGACAAATGAACAGGTCAGAAAAGTTTTGGCTGGAGAGGTTGTTCAAGTGGAGTCAAGTGGTGTTTCATCTACTCTCTTAGGAATGCCTTTAACAACTGAAATGGGTACCAAAGCGATGTTTGTAGAACCAATCTCCTTACCTTCTACCTCGTTTGCAATAAAATTGATATTGAATTTTTCAACATATGCCCTTGTATTAGGAAGCCTAGTGTTTTTAGTAGCGGCGATGTTTTTTGTAAAGCCAATCAAAAAATTAACAAAAGCTACTAGGCATATAGCAGGAGGAGATTTCAATGTCGAGCTGAATATTAAGCAAACGGGTGAGTTAGGTACCTTGGCTCGGAGCTTTGAAGAAATGGCACACGATTTACAGCAGCTTGAGCAGATGCGAAGAGATTTCGTATCCAACGTCTCTCATGAAGTACAGTCGCCACTTACATCAATATCCGGTTATGCTATAGCACTGAAGCAAGTCGACCTCTCTGAAGACGAGAAAAGTCGTTATCTCGATATTATCATTGCTGAAGCAAATCGAATGTCCAAGATGAGTGATAGTCTACTAAAGCTGAGTTTGCTTGAATCGAAGGCACAGCAATTACAGCTTGTTACATTTAGCCTTGATGAACAAATTAGGCGTGTTATCATCGCAATTCAGCCGCAATGGTCTGCTCGCAACATCCATTTTAATGTCAATTTACAGGCTGTTCACCTAATGGCTGATTATGATCAATTAAATCAGGTATGGACAAATATTTTTACCAATAGCATCAAATTTTCAAGTGACGGTGATATGATTGATGTCAGCATAAAACAAGAGGTCAATCATGTAATAGTCCGAGTAGCTGATATGGGCATTGGAATTTCTTTAGGGGATCAAAAGCGTATATTCGAGCGTTTTTTTAAGGCTGATCGCTCCCATAGCCGTAAATATGACGGAAGTGGTATGGGACTGGCTATTGTGAAACAGATTGTATCGCTTCATCAAGGAGACATCCAAGTGCAAAGCCAGCTTGGGCAAGGCACGACTTTCATTGTCACATTACCTATCATAGCACCAACAAATTAA
- a CDS encoding RNA polymerase subunit sigma-70 produces MNEQLIQKVLAGDQQAFRIIVDTYKQPLVSFLNYHTKDEELAKDIAQEAFIKCYENLQHFKGNHFKAWLFRIAMNQLIDFKRKHKEDASPLEETPSLLTPESVVIAKEQNALLQQWLQTLDDKTRQIFALKYTSDCSYEEIAETLSISIAEVRNRLYRTKIRLRKAEKKGDINGEMLIDGRHV; encoded by the coding sequence ATGAATGAGCAGCTTATCCAAAAAGTCTTAGCTGGTGATCAACAGGCTTTTCGTATCATTGTCGATACATATAAGCAGCCGCTTGTCAGTTTTTTAAACTATCATACGAAGGATGAGGAGTTGGCAAAGGATATTGCACAAGAGGCTTTTATAAAATGCTATGAAAACCTACAACACTTTAAAGGTAATCACTTTAAGGCTTGGCTTTTTCGAATAGCAATGAATCAGCTAATTGATTTTAAAAGAAAACATAAGGAAGATGCATCACCGCTTGAGGAAACTCCCTCATTGCTGACACCTGAATCTGTAGTTATTGCGAAGGAGCAGAATGCGCTGCTCCAGCAATGGCTTCAAACGCTGGACGACAAAACTCGTCAAATATTTGCTTTGAAGTATACTAGTGATTGCTCTTATGAAGAGATTGCTGAGACGCTCAGTATATCCATTGCCGAGGTCCGAAATCGGCTATATCGGACAAAAATTCGGCTAAGAAAAGCAGAGAAGAAAGGAGACATAAATGGTGAAATGCTTATCGATGGAAGACATGTTTGA
- a CDS encoding alpha/beta hydrolase: protein MKRRESTSTGEKRPQRCSNLSCLQMNKVLKIILKSIGIIAVAIVLALAIVFIVNIVCNKIEQGKIESYGQLVSVNGQNMNVTIQGVGEETVVLLPGFGTAAPALDFKPLVKELAPYYKVVIIEPFGYGLSDVTDTERSTENIVSEIHEALQQLNIDQYILMGHSIAGIYGLDYVNKYPNEVSAFVGIDSSVPTQGGMDTKFPIKTFQFLKKSGIGRLMLKLEDEDPYAGLPHDDETKEQMRMIMLKNFYNTSISNEMINFYRNFTAAENLTFPKELPLILFVTEDETVKNWINLHEAQVKHSVHGKVMTLEGEHYLHHTRSKEIVENLRTFMEEVK, encoded by the coding sequence ATGAAAAGGAGGGAAAGCACGAGCACAGGTGAAAAACGACCTCAACGGTGTTCTAACCTCTCGTGTCTACAGATGAATAAAGTATTAAAAATTATACTTAAATCAATTGGCATAATAGCTGTGGCAATTGTCCTTGCACTAGCGATTGTATTTATCGTAAACATTGTCTGCAACAAAATAGAACAAGGAAAAATAGAATCCTATGGTCAGCTTGTATCCGTAAACGGACAAAATATGAATGTCACAATTCAAGGAGTTGGTGAAGAAACAGTGGTGCTACTACCAGGTTTTGGAACAGCGGCCCCAGCACTTGATTTTAAGCCGCTTGTGAAAGAGCTAGCTCCATATTATAAGGTTGTCATAATTGAGCCTTTTGGATATGGATTAAGTGATGTTACAGATACAGAACGAAGCACAGAAAATATCGTTAGTGAAATTCATGAAGCCTTACAACAATTGAATATTGACCAATATATTCTTATGGGTCATTCCATTGCAGGTATTTATGGATTAGATTATGTAAATAAATATCCAAACGAGGTCAGTGCATTTGTAGGTATTGACAGCAGTGTACCAACACAGGGGGGTATGGATACAAAGTTTCCTATAAAAACATTTCAATTTCTTAAGAAATCGGGTATAGGCAGATTGATGTTAAAACTAGAAGATGAAGATCCATATGCAGGACTACCCCATGATGACGAGACAAAAGAACAAATGAGGATGATTATGCTTAAAAACTTTTATAATACTAGCATTTCTAATGAAATGATAAACTTTTATAGAAACTTTACAGCAGCAGAAAATCTAACATTCCCTAAAGAGCTACCGCTTATTTTATTTGTGACAGAAGATGAAACTGTTAAAAATTGGATAAATCTACACGAAGCGCAAGTCAAACACTCAGTACATGGAAAAGTGATGACACTTGAGGGGGAACACTATTTACACCATACCAGATCTAAAGAAATAGTCGAAAATCTTAGAACGTTTATGGAAGAAGTAAAATAA